The Ignavibacteriota bacterium genome contains the following window.
GAATTGATAGAATGTCTTGATAACACAACTTCAGTCGCTGATAAACTTGCCCGTGCTACCAAACTCTTTCCACAGCCTTCGAAGGATTATCTGAATATTGAACTTCCTTTTACAGGAGATGTCAGACTCGAACTTTACAATACGAATGGTATAGTTCTTAAATCAATGAACCTCAACACAAATGGCGATGTTCAATTCAATACTTCAGACCTTACAACCGGAGTTTACAACCTTGTCATTAAGAACAATAACTCTACATTTTCAAAGAAGGTTATTGTAACAAGGTAAGCATTGCATCATATCAGAAATGAAAGAGAATTTATCAAAATTAAATCTTAGCAAAGTTTTTTTACTACTTCTCCTCAAGAAATAAAATAATTTCTTGGGGAGTTTTTTTTGTAATCTTGTGTTAATTAGTTACTTTTGTTGTTTATATTATTTGAAAAAGTATTACAAAATTATGCAAAAGAAAAGAACCAGCAAAAAAGATTTGAAATTTCCTGAATTTCTAATTGATGCAAGTAAACTCAGATGGACATGTCCTGAAGATGTATTTGATTTCAAATCTACTGCCGAGCTTAAGCCACTTGACAGAATAGTAGGACAGGAGCGTGCTATAGAAGCTATACGCATGGGTGCAGAGCTTAAAGCAAAGGGTTACAACATTTTTGTTACCGGTTTATCAGGAACCGGCAGAACTACTACTGTTAAGCAGATTGTTGAAGATAATGCCACATCTTGCCCAATTACTTATGATTATTGTTATGTGAATAATTTTGATAATCCTGATAACCCAATACTTCTTACTCTTCCGAAAGGCAATGCAAAAATTTTGTCAAATTCAATGGATGAAGCGATTTCTTTTCTTAGAGTGAGACTTCCGAAATTGTTCGAGGAAGAGGCATATCAGATTGCCCGCAAAAAAATTATTGATGAATATCAACAAAAAGAGCGGGAAAGCCTCAATGATTTTGACAAAAAGATTAAACCGCTTGGATTTATACGTGGTCAGCTCGAAAATGAGCAGGGTTTTGTGCAGCCTGAGGTTTTTCCCTTGATAGATGGAGAGCCAGTTGCGATCGAAACACTTGATGAGCTTGCCGAACAAGGCAAACTAACTAAGAAAAAAGTTGCAGAGCTTAAAAAAACCTGGAAAAAGCTTCACGATGAAGTTTTTGAGTTATCGAGAATAAGTATGAAACTAATTCAGGAATTTCGTAAAGATTTGCTGAATAATGATAAAATGTCGGCTGAGACTGTTGTAATTTCAGCTTTTTCAGAAGTTGAAACAAATTTTGCAAATCACGGTTTGGATAATTATTTAATTAAAGTTAAAGAATTTATACTTGATAATTTGAATATTTTTGTTCCTGCACCTGCGCCTGTTCCGGTACTTGCTGAAGTCGAAAATAAGAATGATAACAGTGACTTTTTCAATCAGTTTAAAGTGAATGTAATTCTTGATAATACTAATACTGTCCAGGCGCCTGTTGTTATCGAAACTACTCCAACTTATAACAATCTTTTCGGTACTATTGAGAAAACTTACGACCAACGAGGCTTTTGGAAAACAGATTTTACCAAGATTAAATCAGGTTCTCTTCTAAAAGCAGATCAAGGATTTTTGATTGTCAATGCAATAGATTTATACACTGAGCCGGGGGTTTGGTCAGCTCTAAAGAGAGTTCTGCTGTATGATAAATTGGAAATACAACCTTACGACTCATATTTTCAAATATCGCAATCATCTATTAAACCCGAGCCGATTCAAATTAATGTAAAAGTCATTGTGATTGGTGGGCAAACTTTATATAAATGGCTTTTTGCAAATGAAAAAGAATTCAAGAAAATTTTCAAAGTTAATGCACAATTTGATTATGAATCTCCAAAATCTGTTGAAATGCTTGAAAATTATGCAAGATTTATTGCCAAACTCAGCAATGAAGAGGAACTGACACATTGCTCACCTTCCGGAGTTGCAGCAGTTATTGAATGGGCTGTTGAAGAAGCCGGCTCACAGAATAAAATTATACTCAAATTTTCAGATGTTTCGGATTTACTTCGTGAAGCAAGCTTCTACTCAAGAGACAGTAAAATTCCCCTGATAAGTCGTGAGGATGTACAAAAAGCTATAGACTGGCGTAAAAAACGCAATGACTTGATTGATGAAAAATTGCAAAATGAAATTATCGAAGGGACCATTCTGATTGATACTGAAGGAGAAAAAGTAGGAATAATAAATGGCTTAACGATTTATAACAACGGAATATTTGCATTTGGTAAGCCCGCAAGAATTTCTGCAAATGTTTCTGCAGGGACATCCGGAATTATCAATATCGAGCGTGAAGCTGATATGAGCGGTAAAATTCATAACAAAGGTGTGCTAATTATTTCGGGATTCCTAAGAGAAAAATTTGCAAGAAAAACAACTCTCTCACTGACTGCATCACTTGCTTTCGAGCAGAATTACGGCGGCATTGATGGAGATAGTGCTTCAGCAGCTGAAATCTATGCTATACTTTCTGCCCTGACTGAAAAACCGATAAAACAGGAAATTGCTATAACAGGCTCAATGAATCAAAAAGGTGATATTCAGCCAATCGGTGGAGTAAACGAGAAAATTACCGGATTCTATGAAATATGTAAGTCCCGCGGTCTTACCGGTAATCAGGGATGCATTATTCCTAAAACAAATGTTAAGGATTTGATGCTTAACAATGAATTAATTAGCGACTGCAAAGCCGGAAAATTTCATATTTGGGCAATTTCAAATATTGATGATGGGGTTGAAATTCTATTCGGAATTGCCGCCGGAAAATTGTCAAAAGACGGAAATTATACAAAAGATTCTCTCTATGCAGCTACTGTAGAAAAACTTAATGAACTAGTTGAAATTGTGAAACCAAAAAAAAATATAAATGCAAAATCAAACACTAAGAAAACCGATTAAAATTGCTCCTTCTCTTCTCTCTGCAAATTTTGCAGAGCTGGGAAGTGATGTGCGGAAATGCGATATAGCAGGTGCTGATATAATTCATCTCGATATTATGGATGGACATTTTGTACCGAATATAACTTTCGGACCTCAAATCGTAAAGTCTATCAGAGGATATACTCAGCTTCCTTTTGATGTGCATCTTATGATAGAAGATGCAGACAAATATATTCCTGGTTTTATTGATGCCGGTGCTGATATGATTTCTGTTCATGTTGAGGCAAGCCGCCACCTTCACAGATCGCTTAGCCTTATCAAATCATTTGGCAAGCAGGCAGGAATTGTTCTGAATCCCGTCTCCCCTCTTGAATATGCATATGATGCTGCAGAGTATTGTGATTTTATACTGTTAATGTCAGTAAATCCGGGATTTGGCGGACAAAGTTTCATTCCTTCATTTCTCAATAAATGTGATAAATTGGCAAATTATTTGGATAATAATGGCTTGAATCATATTGAAATTGAAGTTGATGGTGGAGTTAAAGCTGATAATATTGCAAGTGTGGCAAGTGCAGGAGCTAATATAATCGTCAGCGGCTCGGGCGTTTTCAAAGGCGATATCGGAAAAAATATAATGGAATTAAAAATAAATTCGCAAGTATAAATGATGAAAAAATTCCCGCTTCATTTACAAATACTATTGGCGTTATTTCTTGGTGGAGTTTTCGGTTCGATTTTCAGTATTGATGAAAATACTTTGGAAATTGAATTTCGCGAAAATAATAAATATCATCAGGTAATAATTAAAAATTGGGACAAAATTAATTTTGTTAATGAAGCAGGCGAATTAATTATTTCGCATATCAACCAAACTTCCATAATTAAACATTTCAGCAAAAATTATAAAACCAATCCAGCCGAAATAATTATCGTTCAAAATGGGACTGAGACACAATATTCAAATGTAATTGATATAACCAAACAGCAAACTATTGCAACTGTAATCAAGCCAATCGGAGATATTTTTATACGGTTATTGAGTTTTCTTGCGATTCCGCTTGTTATTGCATCGCTTGTTGTTGGTGCGGCAAGTCTTGGGGATGTCAAAAAATTAGGTAAAATCGGTCTGAAAACATTTACTTTTTATATCGTGACAACCGCAATAGCAATTACTATTGGGCTAATTATTGCCAATGTCATTCGCCCGGGTGAGCAGCTACCGGTAGAGTCTAAACAAAGGCTGATGGAATCATTCGAAAGTGATAGTCCTGCTACGAATATTTCTCAAAATCTTGATATAGATTTGATTGATTTTATTGTTAAAATTGTCCCCAAAAATCCATTCGATGCTTTAGCCAATGGCAATATGCTACAGATAGTATTTTTCACCGTATTTTTTGGAATATCGCTGACATTTGTGAGCGAAAATGCACGAAATTCTGTTCTTGGTGTATTCTCCGGTACAAGCGACACATTAATTAAAATGGTCGGATTTGTAATGTTGCTTGCACCCTACGGAGTTTTCGCTTTGATATCTGCAACAGTAGCTGACTTTGGCTTTGAGATAATTTCCACTCTTGTTTGGTATATCTTTTCTGTGCTTTTAGGATTATTCTTGCACATGTCACTTGTATATCTTCCAATTGTAAAAATATTTACCAAAGTACCCGTTAAAGACTTCCTGCTTGCAATGCGAAATGCTCAGGCAATTGCATTCTCGACCAGTTCGAGTGCTGCGACCCTTCCCGTAACAATGGATTGCGTCGAAAACAATCTCAATGTACCAAAGAAAATCTCCGGCTTCGTTTTGCCACTCGGTGCTACAATCAATATGGATGGTACAGCGCTCTATCAGGGCGTAGCTGCGGTATTTATTGCACAAGTTTACGGAATGGACTTAGGTCTCACAGAGCAACTCACAATTGTATTTACGGCAGTTTTGGCATCAATTGGCACCGCGCCTGTACCGGGCGTCGGTATAATTATGCTTGTGATGATTTTGCAATCAGTCCATATACCGGCGGAAGGAATAGCATTAATAATAGGTGTTGACCGAATTCTTGATATGGCACGCACAATTAATAATATCACCGGTGATGCAGCAGTGACCATTGCAGTTGCTGCCGGAGAACAAGATTAGATTTTATTTTTGTAGTAACGAAATTTTTCGTATTTTTGTACACTTAAAAATTGCAATCCAAAATTGGGCTCTTAGCTCAGCTGGTTAGAGCGCTACGTTGACATCGTAGAGGTCGCTGGTTCGAATCCCGTAGAGCCCACAATATTATTCCCTTGAAAAATCCTGTAAAAGCTGAATCAAAAAGCTAATGCAGGATTTTTAATTTTAAAATATTAATCAATTCCAAACAGTATTACGATGAATTTTATTACATTATAAATAACAATATTCGATAACACTAATCGGTTCTATTTTATAGTTTAATTGTCATGCATTTTTAGGACAAGACATTCCACTCTTTGAGGGGTGGCAGCGAAGCTGACGGGGTGGAAATGACATCCAAGCCAAGCATATCGAATATCTGTACTTTTTCTGCTACAAACCCATCAACCCTGCGGTTAACCGTAGGGTTGATTTCAGGGATAGAAATTGTAATATAATCACTCGCCGGATTAGGATAAATATTAAAATATTTACCGTATGAAATCTGTGGTATGCTTTCTTCTTCTACCGAACTAATGACTTTTTTTCTTGTTCTCCATAAATCCATGTATTTCATTGCATAAAGTTTGCCATCGTGTCCGAGTTGCCTTTCCTAAGCCCCGACACCCGAACCCCAATTCTCAAATAACAATAATTTAACAATAAACTCCGTTTTAACCCCTGTAAATGTTACAAATTTCCCTTTTATTTTTGATATTTTATTTTCAGAAGATGATTGAATATTGTTCTTTGAAAATTTATTGATATTTCTTAGTTTTAATTCAGATTTTACTCAGTATAAGTCAAAAAAAGTTTTTTTGATTTAATAATATTATATTTTTTAGCTCTCAAAAGTTAACTATTTTTATTCAGAATATGTTTTGAAATACTAAATAATAGTTTCTTTCTGCTCGAAATATATATTTTTATAATTGAAAGAAATTATTTTCCTAATGAATTATGTTCAGATTTCGGTTGAAAGAGTTTCGATTAGGTCAAAATGTGTAGTATTTTAGTTAGAATTACATTTTTTTTCTGCGAAACTCATTCGGAGTTCTGCAAAAACCTTTCGGAGTTCTGCAAAAACCTTTCGGAGTTCTGCAAAAACCTTTCGGAGTTCTGCAAATACCCTTCGGAGTTCTGCAAAAACCATTCGGAGTTCTGCAAAAACCATTCGGAGTTCTGCAAATACCTTTCGGAGTTCTGCAAAAACCATTCGGAGTTCTGCAAAAACCATTCGGAGTTCTGCAAAAACCTTTCGGAGTTCTGCAAAAACCTTTCGGAGTTCTGCAAAAACCTTTCGGAGTTCTGCAAATACCTTTCGGAGTTCTGCAAAAACCATTCGGAGTTCTGCAAAAATCATTCGGAGTTCTGCAAATACCTTTCGGAGTTCTCCAAAAACCATTCGGAGTTTTGCAAAAACCATTCGGAGTTCTGCAAATACCATTCGGAGTTCTGCAAAAACCTTTCGGAGAGATTTTGAATTGAAACTATTTAATATATGTGCTTTTCATTCAAATTAATTTATTTTTTATACTATTTTAAAGGTGGTTACATGATGGAAAACTCGATTATTGTCAGAAAATATAACCTTTCTGACGGCGACCTGGCACTCTTTGCCAACACTTTAGTTATTGCTATGACAAGGGATTTGACTGAATTTGAGTCTTACGGAGTTACTGCACTCAAAATCAGTGATTTGAATGATTTGATAGATGAATTTCAGGCATTACCTGATGATGATATTTATCTGGCAGATTATAGTTACGCAATCGAACAGCGTGATGAGCTGAGAAGAACAATCGAAAATGTCTTACGAAGTATTTCGGCTCGTGCAAAATCTGTATATGGCAATAATACGGCTAAATACAGAGCATTAAA
Protein-coding sequences here:
- a CDS encoding ribulose-phosphate 3-epimerase; this encodes MQNQTLRKPIKIAPSLLSANFAELGSDVRKCDIAGADIIHLDIMDGHFVPNITFGPQIVKSIRGYTQLPFDVHLMIEDADKYIPGFIDAGADMISVHVEASRHLHRSLSLIKSFGKQAGIVLNPVSPLEYAYDAAEYCDFILLMSVNPGFGGQSFIPSFLNKCDKLANYLDNNGLNHIEIEVDGGVKADNIASVASAGANIIVSGSGVFKGDIGKNIMELKINSQV
- a CDS encoding AAA family ATPase, coding for MQKKRTSKKDLKFPEFLIDASKLRWTCPEDVFDFKSTAELKPLDRIVGQERAIEAIRMGAELKAKGYNIFVTGLSGTGRTTTVKQIVEDNATSCPITYDYCYVNNFDNPDNPILLTLPKGNAKILSNSMDEAISFLRVRLPKLFEEEAYQIARKKIIDEYQQKERESLNDFDKKIKPLGFIRGQLENEQGFVQPEVFPLIDGEPVAIETLDELAEQGKLTKKKVAELKKTWKKLHDEVFELSRISMKLIQEFRKDLLNNDKMSAETVVISAFSEVETNFANHGLDNYLIKVKEFILDNLNIFVPAPAPVPVLAEVENKNDNSDFFNQFKVNVILDNTNTVQAPVVIETTPTYNNLFGTIEKTYDQRGFWKTDFTKIKSGSLLKADQGFLIVNAIDLYTEPGVWSALKRVLLYDKLEIQPYDSYFQISQSSIKPEPIQINVKVIVIGGQTLYKWLFANEKEFKKIFKVNAQFDYESPKSVEMLENYARFIAKLSNEEELTHCSPSGVAAVIEWAVEEAGSQNKIILKFSDVSDLLREASFYSRDSKIPLISREDVQKAIDWRKKRNDLIDEKLQNEIIEGTILIDTEGEKVGIINGLTIYNNGIFAFGKPARISANVSAGTSGIINIEREADMSGKIHNKGVLIISGFLREKFARKTTLSLTASLAFEQNYGGIDGDSASAAEIYAILSALTEKPIKQEIAITGSMNQKGDIQPIGGVNEKITGFYEICKSRGLTGNQGCIIPKTNVKDLMLNNELISDCKAGKFHIWAISNIDDGVEILFGIAAGKLSKDGNYTKDSLYAATVEKLNELVEIVKPKKNINAKSNTKKTD
- a CDS encoding dicarboxylate/amino acid:cation symporter; this encodes MMKKFPLHLQILLALFLGGVFGSIFSIDENTLEIEFRENNKYHQVIIKNWDKINFVNEAGELIISHINQTSIIKHFSKNYKTNPAEIIIVQNGTETQYSNVIDITKQQTIATVIKPIGDIFIRLLSFLAIPLVIASLVVGAASLGDVKKLGKIGLKTFTFYIVTTAIAITIGLIIANVIRPGEQLPVESKQRLMESFESDSPATNISQNLDIDLIDFIVKIVPKNPFDALANGNMLQIVFFTVFFGISLTFVSENARNSVLGVFSGTSDTLIKMVGFVMLLAPYGVFALISATVADFGFEIISTLVWYIFSVLLGLFLHMSLVYLPIVKIFTKVPVKDFLLAMRNAQAIAFSTSSSAATLPVTMDCVENNLNVPKKISGFVLPLGATINMDGTALYQGVAAVFIAQVYGMDLGLTEQLTIVFTAVLASIGTAPVPGVGIIMLVMILQSVHIPAEGIALIIGVDRILDMARTINNITGDAAVTIAVAAGEQD